From the genome of Rhinoderma darwinii isolate aRhiDar2 chromosome 1, aRhiDar2.hap1, whole genome shotgun sequence:
accccattttggaaactaaagcactcaaagaatttatcgaggggtatagcgagcatttaaacccgcaggttttttgctgaatttagtggaattaggctgtgaaaataccaacattttttacacaaaaatttttaattttcccatttccacaagggataaagaagacaaagcagcccaacatttctaaagcaatttctcccgagtacggaaataccccaaatgtggtcataatctgctgtttggatacacggcagggctcagaaatgcaggagcactacttggcatgcagatcttgcttattttatttttgggcaccatgtcgcatttgcaaaaccctggagGTACCAGAGTACGGTGGAAGCCaccaagaagtgaccacattttagaaactacacgcctcaaggcaTTGATCATTTAcctggacaaatgacagggctcaCAATTGAAGagtaacatgcgcatttgaggcctattttggtattttcacagcattggcccacatttGCAGGGCTCGGAGGTCAAATCATAAAACAAACcctcaagtagtgacccctaccttgtaaactacacccagtagggcatattaaggggtctagtgagcattttgaccccacgtgttttttcattagaagtgAATGCGCAGCATATGGCACACAGTAATTATTGCAATTTTGCACGGATATTCCATTTTAGCACACAatatgtgcccagtttgtgccactgaagataaatacctcaaaatattaagcgggttctcctgggtatggcgatgccatatatgtggacgtaaactgctgtttgggcgcgctgtagggttcagaagggagggagcgccagttggagcgcagattttgcttgctagtttttctgtttggagttttgctggcatttcagtttataatatgggggcatatgtaggctgtgcggggtacatcagggcataagacGACGGTATAACGATgccgtaaataaataataatccgcagttgTGTGGCACTGATAAATGGAAAGGACAACAGATAAATGTGCTGAGCACGAAAGATTCCccaaatttcccagctgctattggaTTGTTGTattcattaaaatataacttttattgtttagttTAGAATCAGGTTACAGCAAATGAAGTGAATAGCTGTACAAAATTTAGTGAGGTTAAAATTTTTTCAAAGACGGTAACTATAACGTTCGAGATCTAGTGAGTATTTGGATCTCAGAGATGAAGGGTGTCAGGCATgggcggcagctgcagactgctcagaCAGCCTCTGGTATCACACGATAGTAGAGTTAGTTAGACCGACAAAGATTCTAAAAGAGCGCTTTTTGCGGGACAGGATGTACTtttaattggtactattttggggtagatgtgactttttgatcactttttattctatgtttcgtGAGCTGCGGTGACCAAAaacaatagcgattctggcatagtttattttttgccgtgttcaccatgcaggaaaaaataatattatagttttatagcttgggttatgacggatgcggcgataccaaatgtgtactttcccccctataataaaaggcttaaggaaaaaacgcagtgtttgtttttattcaacatttttattaactttttgttttgtcccactaggactcGAAAgcctgcacttctgatctttactTTGCACTACCCACGAAGTGCATGCATTAGAGCTGACAGTTATTCACggtcagcaagcctattaggcccacCTCTGGGCAGGGCCTAATGGACTttcatacgtggcagaccaggaggctatggttaggcctctggttgcgatCCGCAACCCCTACGATCACATTGCAGCAATGTCGATCGGCTCAAACAACTAAGAtgccgcaatcgcttttgattgcggcatctaaggggttaatggcagggatctgagctagctccgttccctgccgttacagcacggcatcagctgtaagttacagcagacaccggcggctgatgtcgcatactcagcttctgagccatccTTTCAGGGgataagccttttaggccccgcttcCGAGCTGGACCTAAccggcttccatacttggcagacaggaggccgttGTTAGGCCTTCGGTCTGCCAGAGCAGCCATCGGAACCCCGCTATTAGCATTGCGGGGTTCGGATCTGCTagtaaaccccatagatgcagcgctcgcttttgagcgctgcatctatagagttaatcggccggatcggaggctagctcctgtCCTGGCCATGCAACAGGGTGTCGGCTGAAATATACAGTAGACACCCGCGGGGGATGGTGCAGGgttagcttctgagcccgcattaGCAACACAGCGTACAGTTACGTTGTGTTGTCTTTAGACCTTGGCAAAAcaacttccgtgggacgcacgtgattcgcgcaacagcagtaaaaagtatgattgaaaacagaaaagcaccacgtgcttttgtttacaaacatccaaacagagtgtcataacgatggcggctgcgcgaaaatcacgcagccgcgcatcatatgtgatgacacacggagctgttaagtgccttttgcgcatgcaaaccgcggcgttttttgcacgcggaaGACGCACACactcatgtgaatctggcctaatagTACGTTGTATGTCACCAAGGGATTAATCTATCTTTTTATCCattaatctatctatcatctatctatctatgcatGGATGTTATCTGGCATAATGGAGAGAAATTAAGGCAGTTGGACacactgatggaaaaataataatgtctgggggggggggggggtaacaaaATAAACAAAGTTCTGTGTAAGGTCTGAGAtagtttacatttttaattttgcgCATAAATCTGTCCCTGGGCATTGTGTTTTTGCATCAGTATGCTTTGTGTGTCgcttgtgtttttcacgcacttgcaagcacttttttttttttcgatgtaattgatgcgtgaaacacgtacAGCACGCAGATGTGcgaccatggttttcacgcacccattgacttcaataggcgactaggtgcatgaaaacaCAGCAATATAggacagtgagtttcacgcaatggacacacgatgtgtgaaaacaacgcatgtgtgaatggccccattgaaagccatgggtccgtgtgctgtgctttgaaaaacagcacacagacgagaatcacgctcgtctgaatgagcccttagggtatgttcacacgcagtgttttcagacgtaattcgggcattttacgccttgaattacgcctgaaaaaaacgcctccattacgcctacaaatatctgcttgcttgcaatgggttttacggtgttctgttcccacgaggtgtaattttacacgtcgctgtcaaaatacagcgtgtaaaaagacgcctgctaaaaagaagtgcatgtcacttcttgggatgtttttggagcggttttcattgactccattgaaaaacagctccaataacgaccgtaaaatatgcagcgaaaaatgcgagttgctacaaaaaagtctgaaaatcaggagccgttttcgcctgaaaacagctccgtattttcagacgtttttggtcactgcgtgtgaacatacccttaggcaaatcttaaagagtaactaaacttttaatatgtcatagtggcacgtcagaagttttaatcggtggaggtccgagcatggagacccccacgATTGATAAAATGAAgcgtcgtttctgatcggcttttctcggaaagctgaacaagtggtgtacaggctcaatagaaagtctgagcccgtaCTCCACTTGCTCAGCTTTCCAAGATAAagccgatcataaatgaagcggcacagagcTTACCAGACCACTTCTACCgcctcgttttagtgatcggtgggggtctcagtgctcagatccccaccgatcaaaacttccgacatgtcaaaagatttttgaaagtttagttaccctttaagtcatTGCTCGAAATGGGTAGATCAGTTTGTCAACTTTAAGACTCCTAGTGGTCCATATGTGCATTGaagacattacctccaccatacatggaggtacagaatgggcccatagaattctatgggaatCGTATCATAGATCTGTACAAAACAAATCCTGCCCAGCCCTGTGGTTGAAACACTGCAAAATTGTATCTCAAAATAGATTTGCTAATTTTCTTAAAACATCAACAGAGTTGCAAATTGGTTAGTAATCTTGATATACTGAATTTGGCAAAATTATTACCTCTCTATTAACCAATAATTTGGATACAAGTTTTGTAGTATTAAACATTGCATTTCAATATAGCACCACCTATTCTTAAACTGCTATTGAagacattaaaaataaaagaacaaaaaattGTTTTGGCAATAAGCATAAATAATCTTTCTATATTCCAAAATTGTTTATTATCCTGGAAAAACTATACAAAGAGTATTCACAGTTATACAGTATAAAAATATAGCTAGTTTATTTCTTCATATCCTAGTCCTATATAGAATATTCAATTTACAAATAACTTATAGCTTAAATATCCTTATTAAATACAATGTAACATTCCCAAAGGATAATGTTACAACTTCACTTTTATTTACAGCCAATCGAATGTCCTTCCAACAAGCTCAAAGAATTTTTTATTGGGTTCATAGAAGTAGTCACGTAGTTTCCCTAAGAGAAAGGAGCTTATGTGTGGGTGAGCCCGTCCTTTGGACTCATGTAAACAACGATCTCGGCCACTGTCCCGTAAACAGTAAAACCCTTTGGTCTCATTGAAGTAAAAATTTGATGCGTTGATTTGAGGAGAAAGGTTCAGAAACTTCTCTACCTTCTGTATTTCAGGGAACGGATCCTTAATTAAATAGTCACCATCAACAATATGAATATTTTGTAGTGGAAAGTACTTAAGCCATTTCTCCATATAACTGTAATATAAACTCCGGTTTATTGCTTTGTAGTCAGTATTGAGTTCACCATTTCTTAGAAGTAGGCTCTCCACTGGAGGATAGGTCTTATTTTTCTGCAAGTGATTATAATAGACTTGGGTGTAGTCCGATAAGACTCTTTCAATAGGGTCTCTTAAGATAAGTAAAACCTTAATTGTGCTGTTCATATTGTATATACGTTCAGGAACTGGAGTTGATGTGAAATAGGCCGGAGTTTTCTCTACAGTAAGCTGCTCAGGGTAGGAGAAAGGCATTTGGCTTAAGTACCAATGTAGACCTTTCCCATACTGGTTTTCCCAGTCAAAGAAATGTATCTCAGTCTCAGCCACAGCAATATCGGAATGAAGACTGAGCATTTCTAACAGAGCCCTAGTTCCACCTTTACGTACTCCAATAATAATGGTGTGTGGTAAATGCTGGTAGGTACCATCGGGATGAGGGATGTTCTTCAGCTCATaaactggaggggaagatgtggaGATCCTTATATCGTCTGAGGTTGGCCGAGAAGCCACCCCTTGAAGcggaataaagaaaaaacacaCTCCGAACAGTAGCAAGGCCATGGCAACTTTCAATAGCCTAGCTTCAGTTAGAAGGATGGTGCTCCATAGGTGTGGAATTGTAGAATGAATAACGTATTCCTGCTTCGCGTGCCTATAGTCTTCTTAGAAATAacctaaaaaaggaaacaaagatATAtgaaaaaacaagaacttgtatgTAAATTCCTGGAAAATCTTTTCAAATCCACAAAGGAAAGGTTAATAGACTATTACATTAATATGTGTATAATTATGTAGTCGAAAACCTATGACTTGCGGATACTAAAGGCTAAAAATGTTTTTGATTGCCTTCTTTTTACAGGATTCAAACTCTCTTTGGGTCCCATAAAAGAAGAAACAAGATTCTTCACAATAATAGTTTTTTTCGTCAATAAGGTCAATGAGTAATCGTATGGATTACTTCAGATTCACCTTGATTTAAAAGATGTTGgttaggaaaaaaatattttctaaaaagtgtctttgtttgccttccctaaaaccccctacttAACCAGTTTGTTTGATCTCAAACGTCACTGCTGCtcagtttacatcccttgcttcttgtcctggctgtttccggtcttgtaacccacccatgatcccttgctgcatctaaGACAGCTTACACCCCCTCCACTTCATCTCTGctctttgcatactgccacgcccccttCTGTTCATAgagtcattccctgctctaattaagctccgtttacatctgcgtcagtactctgttcatgggttccgtctgacctttccgtcggGAGCCCatcaacggaatccaaactgaaacaaacataaaccataggtttctgttagcatcaccattaatttcaatggtgacggatccggtgcaaacggTTTCCGTTGGTCAGTGTTGTGTAAAGGTTCAGGGGTGTGTAAGCAGAGAGAGGATACTGGCAGGCAGTGCTGGAACTCCGAGAGAGTAGAAGGATGAGGGGGCATGTACTAGCAGTTTCGGCACTTTCGGCTGAGCAGAAGCACGGAGCGTCATCAACTAAGTTTACATGTAGTGGGACCAGAGACGGAGCTCTGAAgtgctcatgaaacatccgcccggccccCTGCCTGTAAACCTAGTCGATTACACACGGTGCCTCTCCtctgccggaagtgctggctcAGCAAAGACACAGAACGTCACACGAAGTGAAAAATTTACTCTGGGTGCGGTCGCGTGACCGCTACTTGGAAgtaaagctgatacatataaacagACATTATATTGGAAAGTTAATTGTACATGTCACATTAATTTAAgatagaaataaaatgtattcctggccAAGCGCTTTGAATAGAGAACACTGATCACAATGGGTCCATTTTTATCTCACTGTATATAAAGAGAACCAAAACTCAATATCAATGTGTAGACTAAGCATTTATAATTAAGAAATTAAATACAATTTACAAACATTTTTATACATCTCAACTTATTAATTTTTTAATAACCCCCGAGTTGTACTAGGTGGAACCTATTGTACTTAATCTGATAGGTCAAGAGATAGTAGTGTAAGCATATCCAAACACCTATTTACATTCTGTTGACTGCATTGTTCTCCCATGTACTGTAACAGGTTCCTTGGTTTAGAACTTTGAGGAGGTGTTCACATCTAAGCCCATTAGGAGTCTGTCGTAGATCTGGTCAAAATTtgcagacaaaatagcgcagcatgcgagAAATCCGGCACTTGAGTATTTCTGTTGTTCTGCGCCTATGACACAGCAGAAACGGAAAgaccgaacgcagatgtgaacgaagctcaaCATGTCCAGAACTGGTTCAAAGGCATGTAGGTCCCACGTAATACCAAGCTCAACAAAATACACTTCTCGGACTTACCTAGGTCAGGATAACATATCTAATATAAGTGTGATTGGGCACAACTTGAGCGATCAAGCCTTAATACGACACAGAGCTTTTCTACAAGTTCACCTGAACAGTAATGCAGTGCAAATAATTGAAGGATTGCATTAAAAGAGGTTGTTAAAATGGTTAGGACCCCCGATTAGGATACTATTTACTAAGCGACAGTGGACAGCAGCTACAAAgactgtctctcgctctggaggacccggcccaTCTGTTCTCTACACAGACAGGTCATCGATTTCAATAGCCACCATGTAATGCCTGTGtgttggtgctgcagggaaactgaaaacTTGCTGTCAGATTTCTATGAAGAATACAGTTGATCGATGGGGTCCTTCCATCAGCTTATCAGGGGAAACCGAATTTAAAATTATTGTCCAAAGCCAGACAAAACCGACTTCATAAACttagatttgattaatagctggatCCATCGTG
Proteins encoded in this window:
- the HS3ST1 gene encoding heparan sulfate glucosamine 3-O-sulfotransferase 1, whose amino-acid sequence is MALLLFGVCFFFIPLQGVASRPTSDDIRISTSSPPVYELKNIPHPDGTYQHLPHTIIIGVRKGGTRALLEMLSLHSDIAVAETEIHFFDWENQYGKGLHWYLSQMPFSYPEQLTVEKTPAYFTSTPVPERIYNMNSTIKVLLILRDPIERVLSDYTQVYYNHLQKNKTYPPVESLLLRNGELNTDYKAINRSLYYSYMEKWLKYFPLQNIHIVDGDYLIKDPFPEIQKVEKFLNLSPQINASNFYFNETKGFYCLRDSGRDRCLHESKGRAHPHISSFLLGKLRDYFYEPNKKFFELVGRTFDWL